Proteins found in one Salvia splendens isolate huo1 chromosome 10, SspV2, whole genome shotgun sequence genomic segment:
- the LOC121750210 gene encoding probable plastid-lipid-associated protein 13, chloroplastic, with protein sequence MMASSISVRSPILSCKFQSSYFPSSTESYFLENSCKNESSAKFQIGKRKNFRVAMQQTVQGPSAAYAKEIERLSAKESLLLSFKDAGGFEALVTGKTKTLQSIDVNERIVSLERLNPTPRPTTSPYLEGKWNFEWFGSGSSGLVAARSLFERFPPELANLSRLDVVIKDLYAKNSASLKFLNSIESKFIISSKLTVEGPLRMKQEFLEGLLESPKVNEESIPQQLRGALAQATNAAQQLPALIRDTVSGGIRIPLGGSFERFFMISYLDDEILIIRDAGGVPEVLTRLDPGPSPLAEPTTEYES encoded by the exons ATGATGGCTTCATCAATTTCAGTACGGAGCCCAATATTGTCTTGTAAATTCCAGTCTTCATATTTCCCATCTTCTACAGAATCTTATTTTCTCGAAAATAGCTGCAAAAATGAGAGCTCTGCGAAGTTTCAAATCGGGAAAAGGAAAAATTTCAGAGTGGCTATGCAGCAAACCGTGCAAGGGCCTTCAGCTGCTTATGCCAAGGAAATCGAGAGATTATCTGCTAAAGAATCTCTTCTTCTTTCA TTCAAAGATGCTGGAGGATTTGAGGCACTGGTTACTGGAAAAACGAAGACTTTGCAAAGCATTGATGTGAACGAGAGAATTGTTAGCCTTGAACGGCTGAATCCTACGCCTAGGCCAACAAC GTCTCCTTATTTGGAAGGAAAATGGAATTTCGAGTGGTTTGGATCGGGAAGCTCAGGACTCGTTGCTGCTAGGTCTTTGTTTGA GAGGTTCCCCCCGGAGCTGGCAAATTTGTCGAGACTTGATGTGGTGATCAAGGATTTGTATGCAAAAAATTCAGCAAGTTTGAAATTCCTTAATTCG ATAGAAAGCAAGTTCATTATCTCGAGCAAGTTAACTGTGGAGGGGCCGCTCCGGATGAAGCAGGAATTCCTTGAAGGATTGTTAGAGTCCCCAAAAGTTAATGAAGAATCTATTCCTCAGCAGCTAAGAggcgctcttgcccaggcaacGAACGCTGCTCAACAGCTTCCTGCTCTTATTAGGGATACTGTGTCCGGTGGAATCAGGATTCCTCTCG GTGGATCTTTCGAGAGGTTCTTCATGATCTCGTATCTCGATGATGAAATCCTG ATAATACGGGATGCTGGTGGAGTTCCCGAAGTTCTCACAAGATTAGATCCCGGTCCATCGCCATTGGCTGAGCCAACAACCGAATACGAGAGTTGA